In Rhizobiales bacterium NRL2, a genomic segment contains:
- a CDS encoding CarD family transcriptional regulator → MSDKKANSAVKKKKARSEYAANDYVVYPSHGVGKITAIEEQEISGFSLKLFVIDFPHEKMTLRVPITKAEATGMRPLASNKIMKQALDTLKGRARVKRTMWSRRAQEYEAKINSGDPVSIAEVVRDLHRNEDQPDQSYSERQIYEAAKERLIRELAAVEKIGHEDAQNRLNKLLAA, encoded by the coding sequence ATGAGCGATAAGAAGGCGAATTCCGCTGTGAAGAAGAAGAAGGCCCGCAGCGAGTACGCGGCCAACGACTATGTCGTCTATCCGTCCCATGGCGTGGGCAAGATAACGGCCATCGAGGAGCAGGAGATCTCCGGCTTCTCGCTGAAGCTGTTCGTCATCGACTTCCCGCACGAGAAAATGACGCTGCGCGTCCCGATCACCAAGGCCGAAGCGACGGGCATGCGCCCGCTGGCGTCGAACAAGATCATGAAGCAGGCGCTCGACACCCTGAAGGGCCGCGCCCGGGTGAAGCGCACCATGTGGTCGCGCCGCGCTCAGGAGTACGAGGCCAAGATCAACTCGGGCGACCCGGTCTCCATCGCCGAGGTGGTGCGAGACCTCCACCGCAACGAGGATCAGCCCGATCAGTCCTATTCCGAACGCCAGATCTACGAGGCGGCGAAGGAGCGGCTGATCCGGGAACTGGCGGCGGTCGAGAAGATCGGCCACGAAGATGCGCAGAACAGGCTGAACAAGCTGCTGGCGGCCTGA
- a CDS encoding iron-sulfur cluster insertion protein ErpA, whose protein sequence is MNQNATFTVTDAAAAKVAQLIESEGNPALKLRVQVLGGGCSGFQYDFRFDQDVAEDDLVIEKDGVTVLVDSVSIEYLKGSEFDYVEEMIGSSFQVRNPNATASCGCGTSFSVM, encoded by the coding sequence ATGAACCAGAACGCGACCTTCACCGTGACCGACGCCGCCGCCGCCAAGGTGGCGCAGTTGATCGAGTCCGAGGGCAATCCGGCGCTCAAGCTGCGCGTCCAGGTGCTGGGCGGCGGCTGTTCGGGCTTCCAGTACGACTTCCGTTTCGACCAGGACGTGGCCGAGGACGATCTGGTGATCGAGAAGGACGGCGTGACCGTGCTGGTCGATTCCGTTTCGATCGAATACCTCAAGGGCTCGGAATTCGACTATGTGGAGGAGATGATCGGCTCCTCCTTCCAGGTGCGCAATCCGAACGCCACCGCCAGCTGCGGCTGCGGTACGTCCTTCTCGGTGATGTGA
- a CDS encoding ferredoxin: MPYVVTENCIMCKFQDCVEVCPVDCFYEGENMLVIHPDECIDCGVCEPECPIEAIIPDTDPESDKWLELNRDFSEKWPNITRKGESPADADEWRDVENKFEKHFSETPGKGN, from the coding sequence ATGCCCTACGTCGTCACGGAAAACTGCATCATGTGCAAGTTCCAGGACTGTGTCGAAGTGTGCCCGGTGGATTGTTTCTACGAGGGCGAGAACATGCTGGTGATCCATCCGGACGAGTGCATCGATTGCGGTGTGTGCGAGCCCGAATGCCCGATCGAAGCGATCATTCCCGACACCGACCCGGAATCCGACAAGTGGCTGGAGCTCAACCGGGATTTCTCCGAGAAATGGCCCAACATCACCCGCAAGGGCGAGTCTCCGGCGGACGCGGACGAGTGGCGGGACGTCGAGAACAAGTTCGAGAAGCACTTCAGCGAGACCCCCGGCAAGGGGAACTGA
- a CDS encoding two-component system response regulator: MTKTVLIVEDNDLNMKLFHDLLDAHGYATVRTKDGMEALKLAREHHPDLILMDIQLPEVSGLEVTKWIKEDDDLQSIPVIAVTAFAMKGDEEKIREGGCEAYISKPISVGTFIDTVKQFLG, from the coding sequence ATGACCAAAACCGTCCTCATCGTCGAAGACAACGATCTCAACATGAAACTGTTCCACGATCTGCTCGATGCCCACGGGTATGCGACGGTTCGGACCAAGGACGGCATGGAGGCGTTGAAACTGGCTCGGGAGCATCATCCCGATCTGATTCTCATGGACATCCAGCTTCCCGAGGTTTCGGGGCTGGAAGTGACCAAGTGGATCAAGGAGGATGACGACCTGCAGAGCATCCCGGTCATTGCCGTGACCGCCTTTGCGATGAAGGGCGACGAGGAGAAGATCCGCGAAGGCGGGTGCGAAGCCTATATCTCGAAGCCGATTTCGGTTGGTACCTTCATCGACACCGTCAAGCAGTTCCTCGGATAG
- a CDS encoding PleD family two-component system response regulator, translating to MSARVLVVDDVAPNIRILEAKLSSEYYNVLTAMNGPEALESAERDNPDIILLDVMMPEMDGFEVCRRLKANPDVSHIPVVMVTALSDVSDRVQGLEAGADDFLTKPVNDLALFSRVRSLVRLKMTMDELKLRRQTGERFGQRQTEAEMEVDGAQVLVIDDNASDARLIGRHMGERFHMTYEADPDKAMALANSNPPELIILSLDHRGADPLRLTAGIRNQPNSRQTPILLVGEESDVQRVAKALELGVNDYILRPIDANELLARAKTQIRRKRYQDMLRQNVEDSIALAMTDPLTGLHNRRYFDQHLDTALERQRSAAKPFSLIMLDIDHFKHINDTHGHPAGDRILEEFARRLERDIRGFDLAARYGGEEFVVMLPDADAPLAEKVAERLRGNVEAVPFETGEAVGKVEITCSIGVTTVCEGDDRTSVLKRADECLYKAKAGGRNRVVVAAA from the coding sequence ATGTCCGCCCGCGTACTGGTCGTCGACGACGTCGCGCCAAATATCCGCATTCTCGAGGCGAAGCTTTCGAGCGAGTACTACAACGTCCTGACCGCGATGAACGGTCCGGAAGCGCTGGAATCGGCCGAGCGTGACAATCCGGACATCATCCTTCTCGATGTCATGATGCCGGAGATGGACGGCTTCGAGGTCTGCCGCCGGCTCAAGGCGAATCCCGACGTCTCCCACATTCCTGTGGTGATGGTCACCGCGCTCTCCGACGTCTCCGACCGGGTGCAGGGCCTGGAGGCCGGGGCCGACGACTTCCTGACCAAGCCCGTCAACGACCTGGCGCTGTTCTCGCGCGTGCGCTCGCTGGTGCGGCTGAAGATGACCATGGACGAACTGAAGCTGCGCCGTCAGACCGGCGAACGCTTCGGCCAGCGCCAGACCGAGGCGGAGATGGAGGTCGATGGCGCGCAGGTTCTGGTCATCGACGACAACGCTTCCGACGCCCGCCTGATCGGCCGCCACATGGGCGAGCGCTTCCACATGACCTACGAGGCCGACCCGGACAAGGCGATGGCCCTGGCGAACTCCAATCCGCCCGAGCTGATCATCCTGTCGCTGGACCATCGCGGCGCCGATCCGCTCAGGCTGACCGCTGGCATCCGCAATCAGCCGAATTCGCGCCAGACTCCGATCCTGCTGGTGGGCGAGGAGAGCGACGTGCAGCGCGTCGCCAAGGCGCTGGAACTGGGCGTCAACGACTACATCCTGCGCCCCATCGACGCCAACGAGTTGCTGGCCCGCGCCAAGACCCAGATCCGCCGCAAGCGCTACCAGGACATGCTGCGCCAGAACGTCGAGGATTCCATCGCCCTGGCGATGACCGATCCGCTGACCGGGCTGCACAACCGGCGCTATTTCGACCAGCACCTCGACACGGCCCTGGAGCGGCAGCGTTCCGCCGCCAAGCCGTTCTCGCTGATCATGCTGGACATCGACCACTTCAAGCACATCAACGACACCCACGGCCATCCGGCCGGCGACCGCATTCTGGAGGAGTTCGCCCGGCGGCTGGAGCGCGATATCCGCGGCTTCGACCTGGCGGCGCGCTATGGCGGCGAGGAATTCGTGGTCATGCTGCCCGACGCCGACGCGCCCCTGGCGGAAAAGGTCGCCGAACGCCTGCGCGGTAATGTCGAGGCCGTGCCGTTCGAGACCGGCGAGGCGGTGGGCAAGGTCGAGATCACCTGTTCGATCGGCGTCACCACGGTCTGCGAGGGCGACGACCGGACCAGCGTGCTCAAACGCGCGGACGAATGTCTCTACAAGGCGAAGGCCGGCGGCCGCAACCGCGTCGTCGTCGCCGCGGCCTGA